The sequence below is a genomic window from Armatimonadota bacterium.
TCCGCGCCGGCCTCGATGCGGTGCGCCAGGGCGTCGTCGAAGCCGATGCGGACGGCCACCCTGCCGGACTCCCGCCGGGCGAGGTCTTGCAGCATCTGCTCGTACCGGGGCTCGCCGGTGCCGAGGACGACCAGCTGCGCGCCCCGGGCCAGAATCTCGGGGGCGGCGGCCACCACCAGATCGATCCCCTTCTGCTCCACCAGCCGGCCCACCATGCCCACCAGCGGCGCGTCGGGCCGCACGTCCAGGCCGACCTCCCGCTGCAGGTACTCCTTGCAGACCCGCTTGCCCGACAGGTCCTCCCGGGTGTAGGGCGCCGGCAGGTGGGGGTCGTGGGCGGGGTCCCAGATGCGGTAGTCCACACCGTTGAGGATGCCCACCAGGTCGGCGCCGCGCTCGCGCAGCACGCCGTCCAGGCCGGCGCCGAACTCGGGTGTCTGGATCTCCCGCGCGTAGGTGGGGCTGACGGTGCTCAGCATGTCGGCGTAGATCAACCCGCCTTTGAGCACGTTCACCTTCCCCCAGAACTCCAGGCCCCGCACCGAGAACATCCGGGGAGGTAGTCCGGTGAGGGGAAACTGGTCGGCCGGAAAGATCCCCTGGTAGGCCAGGTTGTGGATGGTCAGCAGGGTCGGCAGCGGTGGCGCCTGACCGCTCGCCACCAGGGGCGGGATGAGGGCGGTCTGCCAGTCGTGGCAGTGGACCAGGTCGGGCCGCCACTGCTGGCGGGGGAGCCAGGCCAGGGCCGCCCGGCACAGGCAGGCGAAGCGGGCCAGGTTGTCGGGGTAGTCGGACCCTCCGTCCCCGTACAGGCCAGGGCGGTCGAAGAGCTGCGGCTGGTCCACCAGCCACACGGGCACGCCGGTGTCGGGCATGGCGCCGTCCCAGATCACCGCCTCCACCGTCCGCTCCCCCAGGGGAACCCGCACCGATCCAGCCCGCCACCACCCCGCGACCTCGATGCCGCGGTAGCGGGGCAGGACGACGCGCACCTCGCACCCCAGCGCCCGCAGGGCCGCCGGCAGCGCGCCGCCCACGTCAGCCAGCCCTCCGGTCTTGGCCAGCGGCACCGCCTCCGAGATGCAGAACAGGACCTTCACCCCGACCTCCCGTCCCGCCGCGCGGACCGTCGTCCGCCTCTCTTCCCTCTTCCCTGTTACCCGTGGCACTAACAGGTCCCTGACGCCGGCCTTGGGTGCGACCACTGACCCGCAGATTTACCCGGTGTGCGAAAGGGTAGACCGTCTTTGGTTTCCCCTGTTCCCTTTTCCCTCTTCCCTCTTCCCTCTAACGAGCGCCACGTACAGGTCCGTGACGTTGGTCCGCGTGGGACCGCTGACCAGCAGGTCGCCCAGCGCCTGAAAGACGTGATACGCATCGTTGTCGGCCAGCGCCCGCGCAGGGTCGCGCCCCGCCGCCCGGGCCCGGGCCGCGGTCGCGCCGTCGGCTACCGCGCCGGCGGCATCGGTGGGGCCGTCGGTGCCGTCGGTGCCGCAGGCCGCCACCACCACGCCATCCCACCCCTCGATGGCCAGCGCGGCCGCCAGGGCGAACTCCTGGCAGCGGCCGCCCCGCCCCGCTCCCCGGACCGTCACCGTCGTCTCCCCCCCTGCCAGCAGGCAGGCCGGGGGGCGGATCGGGCGCGAGCGCTCCCGCACGGTGCGGACGATGCTGCAGACCACCCGGGCGGCCTCCCGCGCCTCGCCCTCCAGGCGCGTGGTGAGGACCAGCGGCCGGAATCCCAGGCGGGCCGCCCGGGCTGCCGCGGCATCCACCGCCCGATCGATGTTGCCCACCACCTCGACCTGCACCCGTGCAAACAGCGGGTCCCCCGGCTTGGGCGTGTCCGGCTCCTGCCCGGCGGCGCCCCGCTCCAGGTGCAGCCGGACGGATGGCGGCACCCGGTCCAGCAGACCGTAGCGTTGCAGAACTGCCAGCGCGTCATGGAAGGTGGTGGGGTCGGGGGTGATGGGACCGGACGCGATGGCGTCCAGGGGATCTCCGGGCACGTCCGACAGCACCACCCCCACCACCCGGGCGGGCGCGGCGGCCCGCGCCAGCCGCCCGCCCTTGATGCGGGAGAGGTGCTTGCGGACGGCGTTGATCTCGCGGATGGTCGCGCCGCTGCGCAGCAGCAGGTCGGTGACCGCCATCTTCTCCTCCAGGGTGATCCCGTCCGCCGGCGCCGGCAGCAGCGCCGAGCCTCCCCCCGAGATCAGGCACAGGACCAGATCGGGCTCCTCCGCCCCCGACACCAGGTCGAGGATGCGGCCGGCCCCGCGGGCGCCGGCCTGGTCCGGCAGCGGGTGGCCAGCCTCGATGACCTCGACGCGCCGCAGGGGCATCCCGTACCCGTACTTGACCACGACGAGCCCGGCGGTCAGCCGGTCGCCCAGCACCCGCTCGCAGGCGGCCGCCATGGGCGCGCAGGCCTTGCCCGCCCCCACCACGAACACGTGCCGCACCCGGCGCAGGTCGTAGCGGCGCCGGCCCACCCGGAGAATCGGGCCGCGGCGGGTCACGGTACGGGACACCGCGACCTCCGGGTCGACCGCCCGGATGGCCGCACCCAGGATGGACACCGCCGCCCGCCGCAGCGTGGCCGCGGGCTTCCCGGCGACTGCGGCCGGGTCAAACACCGCCAGATCCCGACGCCGGCACCGACCGGTGTCCGGGGGAGATCCGGCGTCCCGCCGTCAGCCGACGTCCCACAGGGAACTGCTCCCGTTGGGGCGCACCGCCTCCACCCGGACGCCGGTGATGCCCTCCCGCTCCAACGCCCACAGGGCGGTGTCCCTCGCCAGCGGCGTCAGGTTGTTGATGTCGCTCAGATGCACCAGGCAGGCCATCCGCAGCCTCCCCCCGGCCGCCGCCGCCACCACCAGCCCGGCGGCGGCGTCGTTGCTGAGGTGGCCGGTGGGGCTGAGGATCCGGTTCTTGAGAAACCACGGGTAGGGGCTGACCGCCAGCAGGCGCAGGTCGTAGTTGGCCTCCACCACCAGCGCGTCCACGGTCCGCGACCGTTCCACCAGCGCCTCGTCCACCGCGCCCAGGTCGGTCGCCACCAGCACCGCGCGCGGGCCCCGGGAGATCACGTAGCCCACCGGCTGCGCGGCGTCGTGGGACACCACAAGCGCCTCCACCTGCACCTCCCCCACCCGGACGGGGACGCCGGGGACGACGCGCTCGGCGGACACTCCCTGCGCAGATTCGGCCGCCGCGCGGAGGGTTCCCTCGGTGGCCAGGACCGGCACGCCGGCCTGGCGGGCGAGCGCCCAGGCCCCCCGGGCGTGGTCCTCGTGCTCGTGGGTGAGCAGAATGGCCGCCGGCGGCCAGGCGTCGGGCATGGCGACCAGTTCCTGCGCCACCAGTTCGGCCGGGAGTCCCACATCGACGAGCAGGCGCGTGGCCCCTCCCTGCACGTAGACCGCGTTGCCGCCGCTGCCGCTGCGGATCACCCGCACGCGCAACATCGTCCCTCCGCACCCCGGGCCTGCGCCCAGGGTCCTTTCCGCCCGCGTCCTCTAACTCCTCCGGGGCGGGCGGCCCCACACCCACAGCGCCACGCCCGCCGCGGCAACGACGGCCAGGCGCACCCCGTGGACGGCCCGCGCCCGCGCCCGCAGGGGTCCCTCCAGGCCCTCCCACGTCGCCGTCCCGCCCGCCACGCGGGCCCCCGGCGCCGTGACGCGACCCGGCAGGCTGACAGACAGGCGGACGCCGCCCAGGGCGTCGGCGGCCGCCGGGGCGGTGCGCAGGGAGACGTCGTACACGGACGCCACCACCCAGGACCGGCGACGGATGCGCACCTCTCCCAGAGTCCCCACGGCCGGCCGGGTGAGCCGCCCCACGAACGGCTCATCCACCCGCAGGTCCACCACCGGACCGCCCGCCTCCGGCCACACGATGGCGTCCACCCGGGCCGAGCCCGACAGGCCGCCCGCCGCCAGGCCCAGGACGGCACCGGCCATCAGCCCGCGCGCCCACGGCGTCATGCGACCACTTCCGGCCCGGGCATCACCAGCAGCGCCGGCTCGGCCAGCAGGTCGGCCACCTGCCGCAGGGCGTGTCCCCAGGCAGCCGCCGAGTCCGGGATGGGGACGTACCGGGGCGGGCGGACCGTGACCACGGCCACGTCGGCGTCGCGCGGCAGGCCGGCCAGTTCCCGCGCCGCCTGGACCGCCGCCTCAAAGTCGCCCAGCTCGTCCACCAGCCCGCGGGAGACGGCGTCCTGTCCGGTCCACACCCGCCCGCGCGCCACCGCCTCCACCTGGTCGGTGCGCAGGCCCCGCCCCGAGGCCACGCGGGCGATGAACCGCCGGTAGATGTCCTCGGCCCAGTGGCGGACGGCGGCGTCCTGGGCGTCGGTGTAGTCAGCGAAGGGGGATGGCAGGGTGGCCGACTCCCCCCGGGTCAGAATCTCCCGCTCCACCCCGGTGCGGGCCAGAAGGCCCCGCAGGGAGATCTTTCCGGCGATCACGCCGATGGAGCCGGTGAGGGTCAGCGGGCTGCACACGATCCGCCGCGCCCCGCACGCCACGTAGTAGCCGCCCGATCCGGCCACCGCGCCCAGGAAGGCCACCACCGGCACGCGCTGCTGCACCCGGACCACCTCCCGCCAGATCAGGTCCGACGCCACGGCCGATCCGCCACCCGACTCCACGTGGAGGATCACGGCCCGCACCCCGGGCGTCCGCTCCGCCGCCCGCAACGCCCGCGCCACGGTGTCGGACCCGGCCAGCCGGCTGCCCACCAGGGGCAGGGGAACGGGAAACTGCCGGCTCTCTCCGGGGACGATGGTTCCCAGGACCTGCACCACCGCCACCACCGGGCGCCGCCACCGCCGCCGGGGCGCGCGCAGCCGGCGGACCGCCTGAGGCCAGGGGACGATCCGCGCCGGGCGTCCGGCGGCGCCCAGCACCGACGGCAGCTCGTCTTCGTAGGCCACCCGGTCCACCAGGCGCAGGCTCAGCGCGTCGGCGGCGGTGAGCAGGCCCCGGTCGATGGCGGCGGCCACCTCGGCGGGCGCGATGCCCCGGGAAGACGCGATGGCGGAGGTGATCTCCCCCTGCCAGGTCTCCAGGATCGCCTCCAGCATCTCCCGGTGGGGTTCGGTCATTCTCGGGTACAGGAACCGGTGGGCGGCGGTCTTGTATTCGGCGATGTGGTGGTACCGGGCGCGGATCCCCAGCCGGTCCAGCGCCGCCCGCAGGAATGTCGCCTCCACCCGCAGACCGGCCAGCAGGAGCTCGGCGCTGTCGGGGACGATCACCTCCTGCGCCCCGCTGGCCAGGTAGTATCCCGCCAGGTCTGCCGCGGGCAGGAAGGCCACCACGCGGACGCCGGCCTGGCCCAGGTCCCGCAGGCCATCGCGCAGGACCCGCAGGGCGGGCAGCCCCGCCCGCACCGCCCCTATCCTCACCACCACCCCGCGCACCCGGGAATCGGTGGCCAGCATCCGCAGCCTCTCCCGCCACTCCTCCAGGCTCACGTCCGGCTCCGCCCCCCACCCCCGGGCCAGCCAGCGGCGGAGGACTCCGGGCGGCGGGGTGCGGCGCTCGGGCAGGGAACCCGACACCGTGAGGAGCACGACCTCGGGAGCGGGTAGCAGGCGCACCAGGCCGTTGCGGACCGCCCGCGCGGCCGCACCCAGCGCGTCCCGCAGAACGGTCAGCAGGCCCATGGCGAACCTCCTCTCACGGGGCGGACCGCAGAGCCGGGCGCGCCGGAGCGCGGGCGGGGACGCGGCTCAGTCATACCCCAGCTCGGCCAGGCGCTCGTCGTCGATGCCGAGGTGGTGGGCGATCTCGTGGACGACGGTCCGCCGGATCTCCTCCGCCATCTCCTCCTCGCTGGCGCACGCCTCCTCCAGCGGGCCCTGGAAGATCGTGATCTTGTCGGGCAGCAACGAGTCGGCGGTGATCCCCCGGGAAATCAGGGGGACGCCTTCGTACAGGCCGAACAGGGTGTCCTCGGGCCCCACGCCGGCGGCGGCCAGCTGTTCCGCCGACGGCCAGTCCTCCACCACCACCGCCACGTTGTCCAGCCGCGCGCGGATCTCCTCGGGAAGGGACTGGAGCGCCTGCAGGACCAGGCGCCGGAACCGCCGCCGGGACAGCCGCATCGACACCCCCACTGTAGCCCACGGCGCCGGCCTCCTCAACGGGGAGGGAATGCCCCGCCCCGCGGCACACGTTGACCCGGCGGGTGAGGTGTGACATCATCGGAGGCCGGAATGTTCCAGATCGAGTTCCTGTACTGGGAGGACTGCCCCTCCCATGAGCCGGCCCTGAAGCGTCTGCGGCAGGTGGTGGAGGCCCTCGGGGTGCGCGCGTCGGTGCGCGTCATCCGGGTGGACACCGACGAACAGGCGCGGGCACTGCGCTTTGCCGGCTCGCCCACCATCCGCGTCAACGGCGTGGACCTGTTCCCCGCTCCCGGCGAGGCCTACCGGCTGACCTGCCGGGTCTTCCTGACCCCCGACGGGCGGGTGACACCGATCCCCACGGTGGCGATGCTGGAAGATGCCCTGCGCTCCGCCCTGGACCGTCCCCCGCGGGCCGCCTCCGGGGAGCCCGCCGACGGGGGCGACGCGGGCGGGGGCCACACGCTCCTGGCGCTGGAGGTGGGCTCGCCGCTCATCCCCTTCACCCTGCGGGACGCCGCCGGCCACCGGGTCGGGACCGACGACTACCGCTCCGCCAGGGTCCTGGGCGTGGTCTTCACGTGCCTCCACTGCCCGTATGCCCTGGCGTGGGAAGACCGGCTGATCCGGATCCAGCGGGACTACGCCGGCCGGGGCGTCCAGCTGCTGCTGGTCAACCCCACAGACCCCCGCCGGCACCCCGAGGACGGCGAGGAGAGCATGCGCCGCCGGGCGCAGGAGCGCGGGTATCCGTTCCCCTTCCTGGCCGACCCCGCCCAGGAGGTGGCGCGGCGGTATGGGGCGACGCGGACCCCCGAGGTGTTCCTGTTTGACTCCGCCGGGATCCTGCGCTACCACGGGGGGGTGGACGACAACAGCGAAGATCCCGCCGCCGTCCGCCACCCGTACCTCCGGCAGGCGCTGGACGCCCTGCTGGCCGGCCGGACCCCGCCGCTGGCGGAGACGCCGGTGATCGGCTGCCGGATCGTGTACGGACACGCCCCGGGCGGCCGGGGACGGGCGGACTAGCCCGGCAGCCCGAGGGCCAGGCGCACGCCCGCCCCGAGCAGCAGCAGCCCGCACACGGCGGACAGCACCCGCAGGGCGGGACCGGTCATCCACCGCCGCGCCCAGCCGACGGCGGCCGCGAGGACCGCGCACCAGGCGATCGCCGCCGCCATCACGCCGGCGAAGACCGGGGCAAAGACCGGTGAGCCGGCGGGCGCCTGGGCGGCCACGGCCGCGCCAGCGGTCAGCCAGAATCCCATCGCCAGCGGGTTGGTCAGCGACAGGGCGGCGCCGGCGGCGAAGTCCGCCCCGGGACGGACCCGCGAGGGACGCGGGGTCGGGCTCCGCGCGTCGCGCAGCGCCCGCCAAGCCAGCCACAGCAGCAGGACGACGCCCGCCGCGCCCAGCGTCCGCCCCAGGCCGGTGCGCGTCAGCGTGGCCGCGCCCGCCAGGCCGGCCGCCGCCCACAGGGCGTCGCCCAGCAGCGAGCCCACCCCCAGGGCCAGCGCTGCCGTCCAGCCCCGGGCTGCCCCCCGGCGGACCGCCTCGGCGGTGACCGCCCCCGGAGCCGCGCAGAACGCCAGCCCCAGAACCCACCCCGTCACCACCAGGTTCACGACCGCCTCACACGTCGTAGTAGAGGTGAAACTCCGCCGGGTGCGGCCGCAGGCGCACGAAGTCCACCTCCCGGCGGCGTTTGAGATCCAGCCAGGTCTCGATCACGTCGGGAGTGAACACCCCTCCCTCCAGCAGGAAGGCGTGGTCCTCCTCCAGCGCGGCCAGCGCGCCTTCCAGCGACCCGGGGACCTGGCGGATCTTCCGGGCCTCCTCCGCCGGCAGCTCGTACAGGTCCACGTCCATCGGGTCGCCCGGGTCGAGGCGGCGCCGGATCCCGTCCAGGCCCGCCAGGAGCATGGCCGCAAACGCCAGGTAGGGGTTGGCGGAGGGATCCGGGGGCCGGTACTCGATGCGCTTGGCCCGCGGGCTGGCGGAGTACACGGGGATGCGCACCGCGGCGCTGCGGTTGCGCTGGGAGTACACCAGGTTCACCGGCGCCTCGTACCCGGGGACCAGCCGACGGTACGAGTTAGTGGTGGGGGCGCAGAACGCCAGCAGGGCCGGCGAGTGGTGCAGCAGGCCGCCGATGTAGTACATGGCCAGCTCGCTGAGCTGGGCGTAGCCATCGGGGTCGAAAAACAGGTTGACCTCTTCCCTCCACAGGCTCTGGTGGCAGTGCATCCCCGACCCGTTGTCCCCGAAGATGGGCTTGGGCATGAAGGTGGCGGTCTTGAAGTGGGCGCGGGCGAACATCTTGACCAGGTACTTGTACAGCATCAGCCGGTCGGCCATCTCGGTGAGGGTGGCAAAGCGCAGGTCGATCTCGCACTGGCCCGCCGACGCCACCTCGTGGTGGTGGACCTCCACCTCCAGCCCGGCCTCGCGCATCTTCAGGACCAGCTCGCTGCGGAAGTCCTGGAGGCTGTCCGCCGGCGGGACCGGGAAGTAGCCCTCCTTGTGTCGGGGCTTGTAGCCCAGGTTGGGCCTTTCGTCGCGCCCGGTGTTCCAGGGGCCTTCCGCCGAGTCCACCAGATAGGAGGCACTGTGGGCCTGCAGGTCGTAACGCACGTCGTCGAACACGAAGAACTCCGCCTCGGGCCCCCAGTAGCTGGCGGTGGCGATGCCGGTGCTCGCCAGGTAGTGCTCCGCCTTCTGGGCCACGTAGCGGGGGTCGCGGGTGTACCGCTCGCGGGTCACCGGATCGTAGACATCGCAGATGAGCATGAGGGTGGGCACCCGGAGCAGCGGGTCCACGCGCGCGGTCCGGGAATCGGGGAGCAGCAGCATGTCGGATTCGTCGATGGCCTGAAACCCCCGGATGCTGCTGCCGTCAAACCCCACCCCCTCCACGAACATGCTCTCGTCCAGCTCGTCGGCGGGAATGGAGAAGTGTTGCCACCCTCCCACCAGGTCGGTGAACCGGAAGTCCACCATCCGCACGCCCTGGCGGCGGCACAGGTCAATCACCCGGGACGGGTTAATCAGCGCGTGGTCCGACAGGTGCGTGCGTATCTGATCGGTCATGGGATCCTCCAAGAAGACGTGTCTCGCTCGGCCATCATCACCGCTCCACCGCCTCCGGCACCGGACGCCGGTCCGCCGCCGGGGCCTCCGCGCCGGGCAGCCGCCGCAGGATCGCGTCCAGCTTCATGCCCGTCAGGGCCTCCACCACCGCCGGCAGCTGGGCCAGGACCCGCGTGACCTCACCGGTCACCCGGGAGGCGCCCGCGCCGTCGCCGTTGCCGATGAGGATGATCTTGTCGGTCCGGGCCAGCGGCTCGGCCACGGCCCGCGCCAGATCGGGCAGGATGCGGATCACCAGGTCGGTCAGGGCCGCCTCGGTGTACTGGGACCAGGACCGGGCTTTCTGCTCCATCGCCTCGGCCTCGGCGATCCCCTTCAACCGCAGCGCCTCGGCCTCGGCGGCCCCGGTGGCCCGGATGCCCTCCGCGCGCCCGGCGGCCTCCGCGGCCAAGCGGTGCCGCTCGGCTTCCGCCAGCATCTGGATGCGCTCCCGCTCAGCCTGGGCCGGCTTGAGGACCTGGGCCACCAGCTCCTTCTCCCGGCGCAGGATCTCCCGGGCCTCCAGCTCGATGGCCTTGTCCTTCTCCACGATGCTCACCTGCATCTGCTCGGCCTTCACCTGCTGGCTGACGCGGTGGCGGTGCAGTTCGTAGGCCAGGTCCGCCTGCGCCCGCTGGGCGGCCACCTCGGCCTCGTAGGCCGCCTTGCGCACCGCCAGGTCCCGGCGCGCCTGCTCCACCTCCGCCTCGGCCGCCAGGCGGGTCTGCTGGGCCTCCCGTTCGGCCTCGGCCTCCGCCTTGACCGCGTCCCGCTTGACCTGGGCGATCCGGGGCCGGGCCAGGGCCTCCAGGTATCCCTGGCTGTCGGTGATGGTGCGGATGGTGAGGGAGACGATCTCCAGCCCCATCTTGGCCAGGTCCTCGGCGGCCGCCTCCCGGGCCGTGCGCGCCAGCGCGTCCCGGCCGCGGTAGATCTCCTCCACGGTCATGGTGCCGATGGCGGCCCGCAGGTGGCCCTCCAGGGTCTGCTGGACCGTCCGCATCACATCCTCCCGGGACCGGGAGAGGAACTGCTGCGCGGCGGTGGCGATGCCGGCCTCGTCGCTGCGGACCCGCACCTGCGCCACCCCGTCCACGGTGACGGGGATGGCGTGGGCGGTGTACACCTCCGCGGCGCGCACCTCCAGGGTCATCAGCTCCAGGGACAGCCGCTGCACCTTCTCCCGGACGGGCCACACGAAGGTGCCGCCGCCCAGGACCAGGCGGTACCCCACGGTCCGCACGGAGCCGTCGGGGCCCCGCACCCGCCGCCGACGGCCGGAGATGATCAGCACCTCGTTGGGACCGACCTTGGTGTACCGCGCGGCCCACAGGGCCACCCCGCCCGCCACCGCCAGCGCCAGGACACTCCACAGAACGATCATCCCTGCTCCCTCCTCACCCGGGATCCTACGCTCCCGCGGCCTCGCCGGCGCGGT
It includes:
- a CDS encoding metallopeptidase family protein; amino-acid sequence: MRLSRRRFRRLVLQALQSLPEEIRARLDNVAVVVEDWPSAEQLAAAGVGPEDTLFGLYEGVPLISRGITADSLLPDKITIFQGPLEEACASEEEMAEEIRRTVVHEIAHHLGIDDERLAELGYD
- a CDS encoding redoxin domain-containing protein, whose amino-acid sequence is MFQIEFLYWEDCPSHEPALKRLRQVVEALGVRASVRVIRVDTDEQARALRFAGSPTIRVNGVDLFPAPGEAYRLTCRVFLTPDGRVTPIPTVAMLEDALRSALDRPPRAASGEPADGGDAGGGHTLLALEVGSPLIPFTLRDAAGHRVGTDDYRSARVLGVVFTCLHCPYALAWEDRLIRIQRDYAGRGVQLLLVNPTDPRRHPEDGEESMRRRAQERGYPFPFLADPAQEVARRYGATRTPEVFLFDSAGILRYHGGVDDNSEDPAAVRHPYLRQALDALLAGRTPPLAETPVIGCRIVYGHAPGGRGRAD
- a CDS encoding LysE family transporter, coding for MNLVVTGWVLGLAFCAAPGAVTAEAVRRGAARGWTAALALGVGSLLGDALWAAAGLAGAATLTRTGLGRTLGAAGVVLLLWLAWRALRDARSPTPRPSRVRPGADFAAGAALSLTNPLAMGFWLTAGAAVAAQAPAGSPVFAPVFAGVMAAAIAWCAVLAAAVGWARRWMTGPALRVLSAVCGLLLLGAGVRLALGLPG
- a CDS encoding MBL fold metallo-hydrolase translates to MLRVRVIRSGSGGNAVYVQGGATRLLVDVGLPAELVAQELVAMPDAWPPAAILLTHEHEDHARGAWALARQAGVPVLATEGTLRAAAESAQGVSAERVVPGVPVRVGEVQVEALVVSHDAAQPVGYVISRGPRAVLVATDLGAVDEALVERSRTVDALVVEANYDLRLLAVSPYPWFLKNRILSPTGHLSNDAAAGLVVAAAAGGRLRMACLVHLSDINNLTPLARDTALWALEREGITGVRVEAVRPNGSSSLWDVG
- the glgA gene encoding glycogen synthase GlgA codes for the protein MKVLFCISEAVPLAKTGGLADVGGALPAALRALGCEVRVVLPRYRGIEVAGWWRAGSVRVPLGERTVEAVIWDGAMPDTGVPVWLVDQPQLFDRPGLYGDGGSDYPDNLARFACLCRAALAWLPRQQWRPDLVHCHDWQTALIPPLVASGQAPPLPTLLTIHNLAYQGIFPADQFPLTGLPPRMFSVRGLEFWGKVNVLKGGLIYADMLSTVSPTYAREIQTPEFGAGLDGVLRERGADLVGILNGVDYRIWDPAHDPHLPAPYTREDLSGKRVCKEYLQREVGLDVRPDAPLVGMVGRLVEQKGIDLVVAAAPEILARGAQLVVLGTGEPRYEQMLQDLARRESGRVAVRIGFDDALAHRIEAGADLFVMPSRYEPSGLNQLYSLRYGTVPVVRRTGGLADSIVDATPDALEAGTATGFVFDAYSPEALATAVARALEVYRTPALWKRLQRAGMSADFSWQAAARRYLDLYERTLAAARRRR
- a CDS encoding glycerate kinase, coding for MFDPAAVAGKPAATLRRAAVSILGAAIRAVDPEVAVSRTVTRRGPILRVGRRRYDLRRVRHVFVVGAGKACAPMAAACERVLGDRLTAGLVVVKYGYGMPLRRVEVIEAGHPLPDQAGARGAGRILDLVSGAEEPDLVLCLISGGGSALLPAPADGITLEEKMAVTDLLLRSGATIREINAVRKHLSRIKGGRLARAAAPARVVGVVLSDVPGDPLDAIASGPITPDPTTFHDALAVLQRYGLLDRVPPSVRLHLERGAAGQEPDTPKPGDPLFARVQVEVVGNIDRAVDAAAARAARLGFRPLVLTTRLEGEAREAARVVCSIVRTVRERSRPIRPPACLLAGGETTVTVRGAGRGGRCQEFALAAALAIEGWDGVVVAACGTDGTDGPTDAAGAVADGATAARARAAGRDPARALADNDAYHVFQALGDLLVSGPTRTNVTDLYVALVRGKREEGKGNRGNQRRSTLSHTG
- the glnA gene encoding type I glutamate--ammonia ligase → MTDQIRTHLSDHALINPSRVIDLCRRQGVRMVDFRFTDLVGGWQHFSIPADELDESMFVEGVGFDGSSIRGFQAIDESDMLLLPDSRTARVDPLLRVPTLMLICDVYDPVTRERYTRDPRYVAQKAEHYLASTGIATASYWGPEAEFFVFDDVRYDLQAHSASYLVDSAEGPWNTGRDERPNLGYKPRHKEGYFPVPPADSLQDFRSELVLKMREAGLEVEVHHHEVASAGQCEIDLRFATLTEMADRLMLYKYLVKMFARAHFKTATFMPKPIFGDNGSGMHCHQSLWREEVNLFFDPDGYAQLSELAMYYIGGLLHHSPALLAFCAPTTNSYRRLVPGYEAPVNLVYSQRNRSAAVRIPVYSASPRAKRIEYRPPDPSANPYLAFAAMLLAGLDGIRRRLDPGDPMDVDLYELPAEEARKIRQVPGSLEGALAALEEDHAFLLEGGVFTPDVIETWLDLKRRREVDFVRLRPHPAEFHLYYDV
- the sppA gene encoding signal peptide peptidase SppA, yielding MGLLTVLRDALGAAARAVRNGLVRLLPAPEVVLLTVSGSLPERRTPPPGVLRRWLARGWGAEPDVSLEEWRERLRMLATDSRVRGVVVRIGAVRAGLPALRVLRDGLRDLGQAGVRVVAFLPAADLAGYYLASGAQEVIVPDSAELLLAGLRVEATFLRAALDRLGIRARYHHIAEYKTAAHRFLYPRMTEPHREMLEAILETWQGEITSAIASSRGIAPAEVAAAIDRGLLTAADALSLRLVDRVAYEDELPSVLGAAGRPARIVPWPQAVRRLRAPRRRWRRPVVAVVQVLGTIVPGESRQFPVPLPLVGSRLAGSDTVARALRAAERTPGVRAVILHVESGGGSAVASDLIWREVVRVQQRVPVVAFLGAVAGSGGYYVACGARRIVCSPLTLTGSIGVIAGKISLRGLLARTGVEREILTRGESATLPSPFADYTDAQDAAVRHWAEDIYRRFIARVASGRGLRTDQVEAVARGRVWTGQDAVSRGLVDELGDFEAAVQAARELAGLPRDADVAVVTVRPPRYVPIPDSAAAWGHALRQVADLLAEPALLVMPGPEVVA
- a CDS encoding SPFH domain-containing protein, translating into MIVLWSVLALAVAGGVALWAARYTKVGPNEVLIISGRRRRVRGPDGSVRTVGYRLVLGGGTFVWPVREKVQRLSLELMTLEVRAAEVYTAHAIPVTVDGVAQVRVRSDEAGIATAAQQFLSRSREDVMRTVQQTLEGHLRAAIGTMTVEEIYRGRDALARTAREAAAEDLAKMGLEIVSLTIRTITDSQGYLEALARPRIAQVKRDAVKAEAEAEREAQQTRLAAEAEVEQARRDLAVRKAAYEAEVAAQRAQADLAYELHRHRVSQQVKAEQMQVSIVEKDKAIELEAREILRREKELVAQVLKPAQAERERIQMLAEAERHRLAAEAAGRAEGIRATGAAEAEALRLKGIAEAEAMEQKARSWSQYTEAALTDLVIRILPDLARAVAEPLARTDKIILIGNGDGAGASRVTGEVTRVLAQLPAVVEALTGMKLDAILRRLPGAEAPAADRRPVPEAVER